Genomic segment of Candidatus Bipolaricaulota bacterium:
TATACCCCATTGTGATTCTCGGAGAGGAAAAACCATCTGTCCCAGCAATACTCGCCATGGTCGAGGTCTCCAACGACGGAGAATATAAAAAAATCATCGACAGTTTACTTAGGTTTGAAGGCGATCTCTTCCGAGTGTCAGAAGCTCCGTTCCACCGAATGGACGGATCTATTAGTTGCGGCATCGTTTTTGTTGCTATAGAAAACGCAATTATGGATCATAGGGTACACAAACCAGATCCTCAATACATCTATAAGTTAGGGACTGGATAAAGTGCGCCAAACAAAGACGCACTTTTATAATTGAAAAAAATCTTTAAGTATTGGGACAAATGAGTATTTTTTTACTCTATCAACTAATTCATGTTCTATATTTTTATTGTTACAATCTTTTATATAATGACTAATAAGATAAATAGCTTCTTTACTAGTTGTGTAAAGAAATCTTTCTGGAAAAAAATCAGGGTAACACAAATTATTAGGTAATACCGGGATACATCCGCATGCAACAGCCTTCATGACTGCATAACCAAAATTCTCTTGTTTTGAACAACTTAAAACAATACGTGATTGAGCAAGTGTTTGAATATGCTCAGTTGAAGATTGCTCCGCAATAAATATTATATTTTTATATCGTTGAAGCATTTTAAAATATTTATTTTTTCTCATAATATTCATGGGCTGCGGGAAAGTTACCACGAACCCAACAGCAGGCAACTTTGATACGATGCAACAAAATTGCTCAATACCTTTATCGTCATCGAGCCTATGTGGAAATATTACATCATATTTTATTTTATGTGATAAAAGACATTTCCTAAAAGCATCCATTCCCCATGGTGAAACCTTTATCTTTTTGCAAAAATCCTGAGGACACTCTTCAGCAAGAAACCTTGATGGCACATAAATCCTATCATAAATACTAGCCCAAGCGAATTCTGTTTTTTTTAACCACGGCCAAGAATATAAATCATTCGGCAAAAAAGAACCTCCATGCAACAATGCGCCCAATCGACAAATAATTCCTTGCTGAGTATAATAATATTTCAATAGATCAATGCCGGGATTAAAAAAATCCAAAAATAAAATTCGGTCAACTTTCCCTAATGCAATAAGTTTTTCAATGAGTTTAAATTGTCCAGTAATATAATCTGAGTCATCCAATATTCCTCCTTTAATGCAATTATCAAGTGGTTTAATATATCCAACCATCGTTGCCTTTATACCAATATGTTTAATGGATAATTTCAATCCACGCACAATATCTTCAAATGAAGTTCCTAAATAGTAAGGTGGGATAGCGATAATATTCTTCATAATATATTCTAAGAATACCTAAGAATATCCGCGGTATTAGCTAACACGTCTTTCGTCAAAATAATATCATGCTGTTGGACCTGCGACAATGGCACGTCCTCTCTATATTCTCCTTTTTCCTTTCTTAATTCATTCATTAATAATGTTGGAATAGTAGCCGCTGTCATCCTCACGTTGAGTTCTAAGACTGATATCTTCTGGGTCTCCGATTCAACCATGAAATCAACACCAAAAAAGCCTTCATATCCTTCAAGGAAAATATTTATTTTACTTAGCACATCACGTAACTGTCTTAAAATTATGTCATCTAAAAATTCCAATGGCAATATTTTAGATCCTACAAAATATTTATTTTCCGCGATAAGTTGTTCTGAAAATCCAAAAATAATGGTGTCTCCCGATTCTCTATATCGCACACATTGTATGCTATGAGGTATTCCTAACGCGAGAGCTTCCCAATACCATT
This window contains:
- a CDS encoding glycosyltransferase; its protein translation is MKNIIAIPPYYLGTSFEDIVRGLKLSIKHIGIKATMVGYIKPLDNCIKGGILDDSDYITGQFKLIEKLIALGKVDRILFLDFFNPGIDLLKYYYTQQGIICRLGALLHGGSFLPNDLYSWPWLKKTEFAWASIYDRIYVPSRFLAEECPQDFCKKIKVSPWGMDAFRKCLLSHKIKYDVIFPHRLDDDKGIEQFCCIVSKLPAVGFVVTFPQPMNIMRKNKYFKMLQRYKNIIFIAEQSSTEHIQTLAQSRIVLSCSKQENFGYAVMKAVACGCIPVLPNNLCYPDFFPERFLYTTSKEAIYLISHYIKDCNNKNIEHELVDRVKKYSFVPILKDFFQL